One genomic segment of Mycolicibacterium gilvum includes these proteins:
- a CDS encoding gamma-glutamylcyclotransferase, whose product MPIYAAYGSNMDPDQMLERAPHSPMAGTGWLHGWRLTFGGADIAWEGALATIVEDPNSKVFVVLYDVTKEDEENLDRWEGSELGFHKKIRCRVHRTSSDTTTDPVLAWLYVLDAWEGGIPSARYLGVMADAAEIAGAPPEYVHDLRTRPAGNVGPGS is encoded by the coding sequence GTGCCGATCTACGCCGCCTACGGATCGAATATGGATCCAGACCAGATGCTGGAACGGGCTCCACACTCTCCGATGGCGGGGACGGGTTGGCTGCACGGGTGGCGCCTGACGTTCGGCGGCGCCGACATCGCGTGGGAGGGCGCGCTCGCCACCATCGTCGAGGACCCGAACTCGAAGGTCTTCGTCGTCCTCTACGACGTGACCAAGGAGGACGAGGAGAACCTCGACCGCTGGGAAGGCTCCGAGCTCGGCTTCCACAAGAAGATCCGCTGCCGGGTGCACCGCACGTCGTCGGACACCACGACCGACCCCGTGTTGGCGTGGCTCTATGTGCTCGACGCCTGGGAGGGCGGTATCCCGTCGGCGCGCTATCTCGGGGTGATGGCGGATGCCGCCGAGATCGCCGGGGCGCCACCGGAATACGTGCACGATCTGCGGACCCGCCCGGCCGGCAACGTCGGCCCGGGCTCCTGA